In Ostrinia nubilalis chromosome 10, ilOstNubi1.1, whole genome shotgun sequence, a single genomic region encodes these proteins:
- the LOC135075710 gene encoding probable serine hydrolase translates to MGEPLTNGHQKEESLPAGIVVEEVEIPVPWGHVAGRWWGPRDKQPIIAIHGWQDNAGTWDNLIPQLPVTTSVLCIDLPGHGLSSHYPTGMLYYIFWDGVVLLRRIIKHFKWTENVTLMGHSLGGALSFMYAASYPDEVDRIICIDIASPAVRDPANMVEKTGWSMDKLLEYEHLTEDKIPSYDYDEMIDIVCDAYRGSVSKENCKVLMKRGMAPTPAHIKKKGYYFKRDPRLKVSGLAMMSIETALEYASHVKCKVLNIRALPGQKWERLDYYLDVIEKMKQTADVQFVEVEGTHHVHLEAPENILQLVEDFLEEY, encoded by the exons ATGGGAGAACCACTCACCAATGGTCATCAGAAAGAAGaaa GCTTACCAGCTGGCATCGTAGTGGAAGAAGTAGAGATCCCGGTACCATGGGGCCACGTGGCTGGCCGATGGTGGGGGCCTCGGGACAAGCAGCCCATCATCGCCATACACGGCTGGCAAGACAACGCAGGCACCTGGGACAACCTCATACCCCAACTGCCAGTCACCACCTCAGTTCTCTGCATAGATCTCCCTGGACATGGCCTCTCCTCACACTACCCAACGGGTATGCTCTATTACATATTCTGGGACGGCGTTGTGCTCCTCAGAAGAATCATCAAACATTTCAAATGGACTGAAAATGTTACCCTGATGGGACATTCCCTGGGAGGTGCCTTGAGCTTTATGTACGCGGCATCGTATCCGGACGAAGTGGACAGGATAATATGCATCGATATAGCAAGCCCTGCTGTCAGGGATCCCGCTAATATGGTGGAGAAGACTGGATGGAGTATGGATAAGCTGTTGGAGTATGAACACTTGACAGAGGACAAAATACCGTCGTATGATTACGATGAGATGATTGACATCGTTTGCGACGCGTACCGAGGTTCCGTTTCGAAGGAGAACTGCAAAGTTTTGATGAAGAGAGGCATGGCCCCCACTCCCGCTCATATCAAGAAGAAAGGGTACTATTTCAAGAGGGACCCACGACTAAAAGTTTCTGGACTGGCCATGATGTCGATCGAGACCGCTTTGGAGTACGCCAGTCATGTAAAATGTAAAGTCCTGAATATAAGAGCTCTTCCAGGACAGAAATGGGAGAGACTGGACTATTATCTAGACgttattgagaaaatgaagcaAACTGCTGATGTCCAGTTTGTGGAAGTGGAGGGAACACATCACGTGCATTTAGAAGCTCCAGAAAATATACTTCAACTTGTAGAAGACTTCTTAGAAGAATATTAA